A genomic stretch from Puntigrus tetrazona isolate hp1 chromosome 6, ASM1883169v1, whole genome shotgun sequence includes:
- the pou3f3b gene encoding POU domain, class 3, transcription factor 3-B isoform X2 — translation MATAASNPYLPSSSILSSGSIVHSDSGGGMQQGSAAVTSVSGGYRGDPAVKMVQSDFMQGAMAASNGGHMLSHAHQWVTSLPHAAAAAAAAAVAAAEAGSPWSSSPVGMTGSPQQQQDVKNNSGRDDLHSGTALHHRPPHLGPHQTHAGAWGSTTAAHIPSLTGSQQQQQSLIYSQPGGFTVNGMLSPPGGQSLVHPGLVRGDTPELDHSSHHHHHHHQHQHHQQAHHGVNSHDPHSDEDTPTSDDLEHFAKQFKQRRIKLGFTQADVGLALGTLYGNVFSQTTICRFEALQLSFKNMCKLKPLLNKWLEEADSSTGSPTSIDKIAAQGRKRKKRTSIEVSVKGALESHFLKCPKPSAQEITSLADNLQLEKEVVRVWFCNRRQKEKRMTPPGVPQTPEDVYSQGHFLVDYLKDASLTGPSEPGDQRVTTTSSFHQVILAH, via the exons ATGGCCACAGCGGCTTCCAACCCTTATCTACCCAGCAGTAGTATATTATCGTCCGGCTCGATCGTGCACTCGGACTCCGGAGGTGGGATGCAGCAGGGCAGTGCTGCGGTAACCTCGGTGTCCGGTGGGTACAGGGGAGACCCAGCGGTTAAAATGGTACAAAGCGATTTCATGCAGGGCGCGATGGCAGCGAGCAACGGGGGACATATGCTGAGCCACGCTCACCAGTGGGTGACGTCCTTGCCTCACGCCGCAGCGGCGGCCGCGGCTGCCGCAGTGGCCGCAGCCGAAGCCGGATCGCCGTGGTCGTCTAGTCCCGTTGGAATGACAGgcagcccgcagcagcagcaggacgTGAAAAATAACTCGGGGAGAGACGATTTGCACTCTGGGACTGCTCTGCATCACAGGCCCCCGCATTTAGGTCCCCACCAGACTCACGCGGGCGCCTGGGGTAGCACAACCGCTGCCCACATCCCTTCTCTAACCGGgagccagcagcagcagcagtcccTCATATACTCGCAGCCTGGAGGCTTCACGGTGAACGGCATGCTCAGTCCGCCGGGCGGCCAGAGCCTAGTGCACCCGGGTCTGGTGCGCGGCGACACGCCGGAGCTCGACCACAGCagccaccaccaccaccaccaccaccagcacCAGCATCACCAGCAAGCGCACCACGGAGTGAACAGCCACGACCCGCACTCCGACGAGGACACGCCGACGTCGGACGACTTAGAGCACTTTGCCAAGCAGTTCAAACAGCGCCGGATCAAACTGGGCTTCACGCAAGCGGACGTGGGCTTGGCGCTGGGCACCCTCTACGGGAACGTCTTCTCGCAGACCACAATCTGTCGCTTCGAAGCGCTCCAGCTCAGCTTTAAGAACATGTGCAAGCTGAAGCCGCTGCTTAACAAATGGCTGGAGGAGGCGGACTCCTCCACGGGCAGCCCCACCAGCATCGACAAGATAGCGGCTCAGGGCAGGAAGCGCAAGAAGCGCACCTCCATAGAAGTGAGCGTCAAAGGTGCGTTGGAGAGTCACTTCTTGAAATGTCCCAAGCCTTCGGCCCAAGAGATAACCTCTCTGGCGGACAACCTGCAGCTGGAGAAGGAGGTGGTGAGAGTTTGGTTTTGCAATcggagacagaaagagaaaaggatgACGCCCCCAGGAGTGCCGCAGACGCCGGAGGATGTGTATTCTCAG GGACATTTTTTAGTAGATTACTTAAAAGATGCAAGTTTAACTGGGCCGAGCGAACCGGGCGACCAGAGGGTGACAACTACAAGTTCGTTCCACCAGGTAATATTGGCGCATTAA
- the pou3f3b gene encoding POU domain, class 3, transcription factor 3-B isoform X1 codes for MATAASNPYLPSSSILSSGSIVHSDSGGGMQQGSAAVTSVSGGYRGDPAVKMVQSDFMQGAMAASNGGHMLSHAHQWVTSLPHAAAAAAAAAVAAAEAGSPWSSSPVGMTGSPQQQQDVKNNSGRDDLHSGTALHHRPPHLGPHQTHAGAWGSTTAAHIPSLTGSQQQQQSLIYSQPGGFTVNGMLSPPGGQSLVHPGLVRGDTPELDHSSHHHHHHHQHQHHQQAHHGVNSHDPHSDEDTPTSDDLEHFAKQFKQRRIKLGFTQADVGLALGTLYGNVFSQTTICRFEALQLSFKNMCKLKPLLNKWLEEADSSTGSPTSIDKIAAQGRKRKKRTSIEVSVKGALESHFLKCPKPSAQEITSLADNLQLEKEVVRVWFCNRRQKEKRMTPPGVPQTPEDVYSQVGNGHFLVDYLKDASLTGPSEPGDQRVTTTSSFHQVILAH; via the exons ATGGCCACAGCGGCTTCCAACCCTTATCTACCCAGCAGTAGTATATTATCGTCCGGCTCGATCGTGCACTCGGACTCCGGAGGTGGGATGCAGCAGGGCAGTGCTGCGGTAACCTCGGTGTCCGGTGGGTACAGGGGAGACCCAGCGGTTAAAATGGTACAAAGCGATTTCATGCAGGGCGCGATGGCAGCGAGCAACGGGGGACATATGCTGAGCCACGCTCACCAGTGGGTGACGTCCTTGCCTCACGCCGCAGCGGCGGCCGCGGCTGCCGCAGTGGCCGCAGCCGAAGCCGGATCGCCGTGGTCGTCTAGTCCCGTTGGAATGACAGgcagcccgcagcagcagcaggacgTGAAAAATAACTCGGGGAGAGACGATTTGCACTCTGGGACTGCTCTGCATCACAGGCCCCCGCATTTAGGTCCCCACCAGACTCACGCGGGCGCCTGGGGTAGCACAACCGCTGCCCACATCCCTTCTCTAACCGGgagccagcagcagcagcagtcccTCATATACTCGCAGCCTGGAGGCTTCACGGTGAACGGCATGCTCAGTCCGCCGGGCGGCCAGAGCCTAGTGCACCCGGGTCTGGTGCGCGGCGACACGCCGGAGCTCGACCACAGCagccaccaccaccaccaccaccaccagcacCAGCATCACCAGCAAGCGCACCACGGAGTGAACAGCCACGACCCGCACTCCGACGAGGACACGCCGACGTCGGACGACTTAGAGCACTTTGCCAAGCAGTTCAAACAGCGCCGGATCAAACTGGGCTTCACGCAAGCGGACGTGGGCTTGGCGCTGGGCACCCTCTACGGGAACGTCTTCTCGCAGACCACAATCTGTCGCTTCGAAGCGCTCCAGCTCAGCTTTAAGAACATGTGCAAGCTGAAGCCGCTGCTTAACAAATGGCTGGAGGAGGCGGACTCCTCCACGGGCAGCCCCACCAGCATCGACAAGATAGCGGCTCAGGGCAGGAAGCGCAAGAAGCGCACCTCCATAGAAGTGAGCGTCAAAGGTGCGTTGGAGAGTCACTTCTTGAAATGTCCCAAGCCTTCGGCCCAAGAGATAACCTCTCTGGCGGACAACCTGCAGCTGGAGAAGGAGGTGGTGAGAGTTTGGTTTTGCAATcggagacagaaagagaaaaggatgACGCCCCCAGGAGTGCCGCAGACGCCGGAGGATGTGTATTCTCAGGTCGGCAAT GGACATTTTTTAGTAGATTACTTAAAAGATGCAAGTTTAACTGGGCCGAGCGAACCGGGCGACCAGAGGGTGACAACTACAAGTTCGTTCCACCAGGTAATATTGGCGCATTAA